In the Arachis stenosperma cultivar V10309 chromosome 8, arast.V10309.gnm1.PFL2, whole genome shotgun sequence genome, AATTAAATAGACTAAATGTATGCTATTTAATtcttgaaaaaatatatatacattaaaaatataagaGAGAGAATATCACTTAAATATTTCGGAAAAAGTGTCATTTTCTCCTAAAATAAATTCATGATACATTCGTATGAGCTGCAATGTGCTTTCATTGCAACAATTCAACAAATCACTCGAGTTTTTAATAATTCAATCAACATTGTTAAGAAAATAGAGTTAATTAAGTAAACATGTATATCAGTATATCAAACAAAGTTTAATGTGTACACCAATTAAATGACCCTCCCAGAAGTCGCTATCAGATAACAAGGATAAAAAAACAACTCATTTGAGCTGTAAAGTGTGAACATACAATTCCATTTACAATAACACAGGATTTCGCACAATTTTATATGTTGCCATTttcttttgccttcccttttacTTTGCTATTATTGTGATGTGATGATGTAGGATTGTTTGTACGACACGCTTTTCTAGTTTTCTTTCGAACAATGGAATATTCCATCCATGGATTAATCACAACAATTAAATTAGGTTCCGGGACTATATACATTGGTGtagtattaattaattaatttgtgtATTGCCCATAATAATGATGAACCATTCATGAATTTGATGACATTATTCCATCTTTTCTGTCTCATTTGCATTTCTGAGTAACGATCGATTTGTATATGTTGTCCTTATATGGAATTGAGCATTACGAAGAATGCAATATTTGATGATGgctatatataaaaattaaaacaaatatgGATGGttcagaaatttttttttttctttaagttTGGTTGTAGAAGGCTAGAACCAAATGTGCAATAGAGTGACGATGAGATAAAATATCTTAGTCCAGTTATTTAATATATCAAAAATCTTTATTTAGatactattttaattaatttgcgGAAAAAATCAGTTCCACCTACTTTTgcctaaataataataaaaaaaaactatgatTTTAATGTATCAAACTTTTTAAAACGGAAGAAAATTTTAATATGTTATTATCAACACATAAGACATCACATTCCATTTAAAAATAGCTTTAAGATCATGCATCCAACCAAGTAATATAGATGAATCCAATGGTTTTGGACTTTTGGTTAACATTAACAATAAATGACTAATTATTAGTTCATCCttaaacattttttattaagtAAGGAGtactgaatttttttatttattattaataatttaaatttatagtttaaaatttaaaatttaaaatttaagatttaagatttaatctttaaaatttaaattttagaatttacaTAATATTATACTTATTACTTCTTCTAAAGCAGATTAGCATTCAccgtttatttatatttttaacccgaagaataaataatgaataaattaattttaaattgtagAATGAAATGAGTTTGTACCACACATACCCAATCAACTCTCTGTTCCATCAAACCTTGTAGGCTGCGTAGCAGCACATTCCAATTCCAATTCCACTTTCTTTTTGCCCaaactttctttctttctttctcttctttttcctaTCACTTTGGTTTTCTAGTACAACGTCTTTTCCTCCATTgtccccttcttcttcttcttcttttttcttctatAAAACCACCCTTCACTCACCTAGACAACTTCCCCCTTCTCCtctgcttcttctttcttctataaCCTCTAATCTCCATCcctttcttttcatttcttcATTGCAGGAAACCAACAAATCTTCATGCTGCTGCCACTGATTTGTTAACGCTGTTTATTCATATTCATGTCTCCAGTTCTGAGTGAAATCCTTCGTTCCGGTTTTATGATCAATTCTTCCCTCAGGCGCAGGACCCACCTTGTTCAATCTTTCTCTGTTGTCTTCCTCTATTGGTTCTATGTTTTCTCATTAATCTTCTCTTTCATTTACGCTATTGTATAAtactattaataataaataagacTAATCATCATCCAATAAGGTAGTGTAATCAAATTATCTCACTCTTTTTCTGGGGTCCTGCGTCTCAATCCATTGTTCTATTATATTCTGTTACAACCATGGCTTCATCGAGTGGAAACTCGACCCTTCAAAGCTCGGGTTCGGAGGAGGATatgttgttgatgatgatggatgaaaggaagaagaagaggaagcaaTCGAATAGGGAATCAGCGAGAAGATCAAGGATGAGGAAGCAGAATCACATGGATGATCTTATGAGTGAGGTATGCAAGCTTGGAAAGGAAAAGAGTGAAATCCTTAAAGGCATAGACATCACCACACAGCAATATTTGTGTGTTGAGTCTCAAAATTCAATCCTTAGGGCCCAGTTGGAAGAACTTTCTCAGAGGCTTCAATCACTCAATCATATCGTTCATCTCATCAACACAACACCACCTAATCTGCCCTATCATCATCAGCATACACAAACACAACAATATGATTATCTTCTGCCACCAACACCAGCTGCTGAAAATTTCTTCAGCAATAATATGAATATGTTCAATCATATCAACCAACCAATTTCTGCTGCAGACATATATCAGTGGGTCAATTGATGATTTGAAATTACCAGTGTGTGCTCTTGTTCTCCTTGGAATATTGCTTAATTATGGTGGATTAATTATGAGCTTGAGTAAGGGTGAAAATATGTAGCACATAGTTAGGGGGAGATTATTATTGTGTTATATATTAGATAAGAGAAGTTGGAAAAGTGGTTGGAAATGATGTATTGTGGGCAAAAAGAAGGGACCTCAGTCTCAGTGTGTGTAATTTGTGCTTTTAACTTTTAAGTATAATTCATATATATGTATGTTAGTGTGTTCTCTATTAATGTAAAAAAGTACTGGTTGTTACTTCTTATGTGATAAGTTGATAGGAATAAGTATTGTTGAAGGTTAGAATCAAAATCGTTCTTAACGtaatcttttatttaaaattatctcatcaccattgataaggataactaggataaaacttctaattttcacaccttgccaagagatttctttgttattactttataaatttttgcaaaccatttctcttgctcaaaacccttttcaaaacccaaaacactgtttttccataaccaataataaatcatacttccctgtaATTCTTTGAGAAAACGAtctgaggtttaaatactttggttaattatttttattgggtttgttacttgtgacaaccaaaacgtttgtaagaaaggttgattgcttggtttagaaattATACATGCAACGGGAATTTCTTATAATTCTAAACCatcatcaatcttcagttcttcacacatcaagacatcaaataagattaaagtgaataaaatttagtaattaaaaagcctaaaaaatatgtttttactTTCAAACACAATTTAAGAAGAAATCATAAAATTATGCTATTTCaatgaataaatataaaagaagtTAATGAAATCCacccaaataaaataaataaatatcataaaatGTGGACTCATCAAATATTACTACACCTTTATACTTTTGTATTTTTATGTTGTACTAATCATAAATAACTTTAAGAATGTGTTGCGTATAGGCGGTTCAATAATGCATAAAAAAATGTCTAGTCCATATATGTGtagaattttatctttttgttcaGCTGACTCAGCTATTTGTTTGCTTTTCCAAAACTTAATACGCATGCATAAAATATCAATTATTACAATCAACTTAGATTGATGGAATAATCAATTTATTCggaatttgaatttcattttatgATCAATAATATATCTTTAAATGAGTAAAAGACTATTGGACTGAAAAATAGcgtgtgaaaaaaaaaatcaagtacTGCTTCCAATAACTAACATAACATCCCTCTTAGCTTAGATCAC is a window encoding:
- the LOC130944436 gene encoding bZIP transcription factor 11-like gives rise to the protein MASSSGNSTLQSSGSEEDMLLMMMDERKKKRKQSNRESARRSRMRKQNHMDDLMSEVCKLGKEKSEILKGIDITTQQYLCVESQNSILRAQLEELSQRLQSLNHIVHLINTTPPNLPYHHQHTQTQQYDYLLPPTPAAENFFSNNMNMFNHINQPISAADIYQWVN